Proteins found in one Onychomys torridus chromosome 21, mOncTor1.1, whole genome shotgun sequence genomic segment:
- the Cgref1 gene encoding cell growth regulator with EF hand domain protein 1 isoform X1 has translation MELQGWTLRYNSSSCPTRSSQAPSSSSERLQNYLKGLKKMEEDPEHMDREQVLLYLFALHDYDQNGQLDGLELLSMFTAALAPGAAHFPINPVILTVDQVLETQDLDGDGLISPAELVNFPGEAPKHPESLPPALQEPQPAGRQLHLANNPLQADSQESPETGEETRDQAEAKRESLEPVQEARHQTGSQVDTLSPAGEARRQAEAEGDVPGPREDAEGRVESRDSEGEAKELLVETLDTINTPNEVEAHSIQMENDEI, from the exons ATGGAGCTGCAAG GCTGGACCCTGAGGTACAACAGCAGCTCATGCCCAACCCGTTCCAGCCAGGCCCCGAGCAGCTCCAGTGA ACGTCTGCAGAATTACCTCAAGGGGCTAAAGAAGATGGAAGAAGATCCAGAGCACATGGACCGGGAGCAAG TCCTGCTCTACCTCTTTGCTCTTCATGACTATGACCAGAATGGACAGCTGGATGGCCTGGAGCTGTTGTCCATGTTCACGGCAGCTCTGGCTCCTGGAGCTGCACACTTTCCCATCAACCCG GTGATCCTGACGGTAGACCAGGTGCTCGAGACCCAGGACCTGGATGGAGATGGACTCATTTCTCCTGCAGAGCTCGTCAACTTCCCAGGAGAGGCCCCCAAGCATCCAGAGTCCCTTCCCCCAGCGCTCCAGGAGCCACAACCTGCTGGAAGGCAGCTGCATTTAGCTAACAATCCATTGCAAGCAGACTCCCAGGAATCCCCGGAGACTGGAGAAGAGACTCGGGACCAGGCAGAGGCCAAAAGGGAGTCTTTGGAACCTGTACAGGAGGCTAGACatcagacagggtctcaagtagatACCCTCAGTCCTGCAGGGGAGGCTAGGAGACAGGCGGAGGCTGAAGGAGATGTCCCGGGTCCCAGAGAGGATGCCGAGGGCCGGGTGGAGAGCAGGGACAGTGAAGGGGAAGCCAAAGAGCTGCTAGTGGAAACACTAGATACCATAAACACTCCAAATGAGGTTGAGGCTCATAGTATTCAAATGGAGAACGATGAGATATAG
- the Cgref1 gene encoding cell growth regulator with EF hand domain protein 1 isoform X2 gives MFQCLMQVLMLPLLLLPLGHAAPKDGAARLDPEVQQQLMPNPFQPGPEQLQRLQNYLKGLKKMEEDPEHMDREQVLLYLFALHDYDQNGQLDGLELLSMFTAALAPGAAHFPINPVILTVDQVLETQDLDGDGLISPAELVNFPGEAPKHPESLPPALQEPQPAGRQLHLANNPLQADSQESPETGEETRDQAEAKRESLEPVQEARHQTGSQVDTLSPAGEARRQAEAEGDVPGPREDAEGRVESRDSEGEAKELLVETLDTINTPNEVEAHSIQMENDEI, from the exons ATGTTCCAGTGTCTGATGCAAGTGTTGATGCTACCACTGTTGTTGCTACCTTTGGGTCACGCTGCTCCCAAGGATGGAGCTGCAAG GCTGGACCCTGAGGTACAACAGCAGCTCATGCCCAACCCGTTCCAGCCAGGCCCCGAGCAGCTCCA ACGTCTGCAGAATTACCTCAAGGGGCTAAAGAAGATGGAAGAAGATCCAGAGCACATGGACCGGGAGCAAG TCCTGCTCTACCTCTTTGCTCTTCATGACTATGACCAGAATGGACAGCTGGATGGCCTGGAGCTGTTGTCCATGTTCACGGCAGCTCTGGCTCCTGGAGCTGCACACTTTCCCATCAACCCG GTGATCCTGACGGTAGACCAGGTGCTCGAGACCCAGGACCTGGATGGAGATGGACTCATTTCTCCTGCAGAGCTCGTCAACTTCCCAGGAGAGGCCCCCAAGCATCCAGAGTCCCTTCCCCCAGCGCTCCAGGAGCCACAACCTGCTGGAAGGCAGCTGCATTTAGCTAACAATCCATTGCAAGCAGACTCCCAGGAATCCCCGGAGACTGGAGAAGAGACTCGGGACCAGGCAGAGGCCAAAAGGGAGTCTTTGGAACCTGTACAGGAGGCTAGACatcagacagggtctcaagtagatACCCTCAGTCCTGCAGGGGAGGCTAGGAGACAGGCGGAGGCTGAAGGAGATGTCCCGGGTCCCAGAGAGGATGCCGAGGGCCGGGTGGAGAGCAGGGACAGTGAAGGGGAAGCCAAAGAGCTGCTAGTGGAAACACTAGATACCATAAACACTCCAAATGAGGTTGAGGCTCATAGTATTCAAATGGAGAACGATGAGATATAG
- the Khk gene encoding ketohexokinase isoform X2, translating to MEEKQILCVGLVVLDIINVVDKYPEEDTDRRCLSQRWQRGGNASNSCTVLSLLGARCAFMGSLAPGHVADFVLDDLRRHSVDLRYAVHQTEGSIPTSTVIINEASGSRTILHAYSFLVADFRRRGVDVSQVAWQSQGDSPCSSCIINNSNGSRTIILYDTNLPDVSAKDFEKVDLTRFKWIHIEGRNASEQVKMLQRIEQYNAKQPLPQRVRVSVEIEKPREELFQLFGYGEVVFVSKDVAKHLGFQSAAEALRGLYGRVKKGATLVCAWAEEGADALGPDGQLLHSDAFPPPRVVDTLGAGDTFNASVIFSLSKGNSMQEALRFGCQVAGRKCGLQGFDGIV from the exons ATGGAAGAGAAGCAGATCCTTTGCGTGGGGCTGGTGGTGCTGGACATCATCAATGTGGTGGACAAGTACCCAGAGGAGGACACGGATCGCAG GTGCCTATCCCAGAGATGGCAACGTGGAGGTAACGCGTCCAATTCCTGCACAGTCCTCTCCTTGCTCGGAGCCCGCTGCGCCTTCATGGGCTCGTTGGCCCCTGGCCATGTTGCCGA TTTTGTTCTGGATGACCTCCGCCGACATTCTGTGGACCTACGCTACGCGGTCCATCAGACTGAGGGCTCCATCCCCACCTCTACAGTTATCATCAACGAGGCCAGCGGTAGCCGCACCATCCTGCACGCCTACAG CTTCCTGGTGGCTGACTTCAGGCGGAGGGGCGTGGATGTGTCTCAAGTGGCctggcagagccagggagatagCCCTTGCTCATCCTGCATCATCAACAACTCCAATGGTTCCCGTACCATTATACTCTACGACAC GAACCTGCCAGATGTGTCTGCTAAGGACTTTGAGAAGGTGGATCTGACCCGGTTCAAGTGGATCCACATTGAG GGCCGGAATGCATCGGAGCAGGTGAAGATGTTGCAGCGGATAGAACAGTACAACGCCAAGCAGCCTCTGCCCCAGAGAGTCCGGGTGTCGGTGGAGATAGAGAAGCCCCGGGAAGAGCTCTTCCAGCTGTTTGGCTATGGTGAGGTG gtgtttgtgagcaAAGACGTGGCCAAGCACCTGGGGTTCCAGTCAGCGGCGGAGGCCCTGAGAGGCTTGTATGGTCGTGTGAAGAAAGG GGCTACACTGGTCTGTGCCTGGGCTGAGGAGGGCGCCGACGCCCTGGGCCCTGATGGCCAGCTGCTACACTCAGATGCCTTCCCACCGCCCCGAGTCGTAGACACTCTGGGGGCAGGAGACACCTTCAACGCCTCTGTCATCTTCAGCCTTTCGAAGG GAAACAGCATGCAGGAGGCACTGAGATTTGGCTGCCAGGTGGCTGGCAGGAAGTGTGGCCTGCAGGGCTTTGATGGCATTGTGTGA
- the Khk gene encoding ketohexokinase isoform X1: MEEKQILCVGLVVLDIINVVDKYPEEDTDRRCLSQRWQRGGNASNSCTVLSLLGARCAFMGSLAPGHVADFVLDDLRRHSVDLRYAVHQTEGSIPTSTVIINEASGSRTILHAYRNLPDVSAKDFEKVDLTRFKWIHIEGRNASEQVKMLQRIEQYNAKQPLPQRVRVSVEIEKPREELFQLFGYGEVVFVSKDVAKHLGFQSAAEALRGLYGRVKKGATLVCAWAEEGADALGPDGQLLHSDAFPPPRVVDTLGAGDTFNASVIFSLSKGNSMQEALRFGCQVAGRKCGLQGFDGIV, encoded by the exons ATGGAAGAGAAGCAGATCCTTTGCGTGGGGCTGGTGGTGCTGGACATCATCAATGTGGTGGACAAGTACCCAGAGGAGGACACGGATCGCAG GTGCCTATCCCAGAGATGGCAACGTGGAGGTAACGCGTCCAATTCCTGCACAGTCCTCTCCTTGCTCGGAGCCCGCTGCGCCTTCATGGGCTCGTTGGCCCCTGGCCATGTTGCCGA TTTTGTTCTGGATGACCTCCGCCGACATTCTGTGGACCTACGCTACGCGGTCCATCAGACTGAGGGCTCCATCCCCACCTCTACAGTTATCATCAACGAGGCCAGCGGTAGCCGCACCATCCTGCACGCCTACAG GAACCTGCCAGATGTGTCTGCTAAGGACTTTGAGAAGGTGGATCTGACCCGGTTCAAGTGGATCCACATTGAG GGCCGGAATGCATCGGAGCAGGTGAAGATGTTGCAGCGGATAGAACAGTACAACGCCAAGCAGCCTCTGCCCCAGAGAGTCCGGGTGTCGGTGGAGATAGAGAAGCCCCGGGAAGAGCTCTTCCAGCTGTTTGGCTATGGTGAGGTG gtgtttgtgagcaAAGACGTGGCCAAGCACCTGGGGTTCCAGTCAGCGGCGGAGGCCCTGAGAGGCTTGTATGGTCGTGTGAAGAAAGG GGCTACACTGGTCTGTGCCTGGGCTGAGGAGGGCGCCGACGCCCTGGGCCCTGATGGCCAGCTGCTACACTCAGATGCCTTCCCACCGCCCCGAGTCGTAGACACTCTGGGGGCAGGAGACACCTTCAACGCCTCTGTCATCTTCAGCCTTTCGAAGG GAAACAGCATGCAGGAGGCACTGAGATTTGGCTGCCAGGTGGCTGGCAGGAAGTGTGGCCTGCAGGGCTTTGATGGCATTGTGTGA